From Saimiri boliviensis isolate mSaiBol1 chromosome 9, mSaiBol1.pri, whole genome shotgun sequence, a single genomic window includes:
- the ACTL10 gene encoding actin-like protein 10, whose product MGRVAVVVDQGSGFTKAGFAGENQPRIVLKSSSLVPSWDRPVLPGAPGCELAGGVARAHPIKHGVVVDWEALEGLWERLLVGGLRVCPEQWPVLVSNSPSAPPAGRERVAELLFETLAVPACHMASTALLALCSTGAFSGLAVEAGAGVCHATPIYAGHSWHRATFRLNVAGSTLSRYLRDLLVAADPDLSQQALPRKAITHLKKRSCYVSLDFEGDLRDPARHHPASFSMGNGCCVRLSSERFRCPEPIFQPGLLGQDEPGLPALAFRALQKMPKTLRTRLADTVVLAGGSTLFPGFAERLEKELEAQCRRHGYAALRPHLVAKHGRGMAVWTGGSMVASLHSFQRRWITRATYQECGSRLLYDVFN is encoded by the coding sequence ATGGGCCGTGTCGCGGTGGTGGTGGACCAGGGCTCAGGCTTCACCAAGGCGGGTTTTGCGGGCGAGAACCAGCCGCGCATAGTGCTGAAGAGCTCCAGCCTGGTGCCCAGCTGGGATCGGCCGGTGCTGCCCGGCGCGCCGGGCTGCGAGCTGGCGGGCGGCGTGGCGCGGGCGCACCCCATCAAGCACGGTGTGGTGGTGGACTGGGAGGCGCTGGAAGGGCTGTGGGAGCGCCTGCTGGTGGGCGGCCTGCGGGTGTGCCCGGAGCAGTGGCCCGTGCTGGTGAGCAACTCGCCGTCGGCACCGCCCGCGGGCCGTGAAAGAGTAGCGGAGCTGCTGTTCGAGACCCTGGCAGTGCCCGCGTGCCACATGGCCAGCACTGCGTTGCTAGCGCTCTGCTCCACTGGCGCGTTCAGTGGGCTGGCCGTGGAGGCGGGTGCGGGCGTGTGCCACGCCACGCCCATCTATGCAGGTCACTCGTGGCACCGGGCCACTTTCCGGCTGAACGTGGCGGGCAGCACCCTGTCACGCTATCTACGGGACCTGCTGGTGGCGGCGGACCCTGATCTCTCGCAGCAGGCCCTGCCCCGCAAGGCCATCACACATCTCAAGAAGCGCAGCTGCTATGTGTCCCTGGACTTCGAGGGCGACCTCCGCGACCCCGCCCGCCACCATCCGGCCAGTTTCAGCATGGGTAACGGCTGCTGCGTCCGCCTCAGCAGCGAGCGCTTCCGCTGTCCCGAACCCATCTTCCAGCCGGGCCTGCTGGGCCAAGACGAGCCGGGGCTGCCTGCGCTGGCCTTCCGGGCGCTGCAGAAAATGCCCAAAACACTGCGGACACGGCTGGCAGACACCGTGGTGCTGGCCGGCGGTTCCACGCTGTTTCCTGGCTTCGCCGAACGCCTGGAAAAGGAGCTGGAGGCGCAGTGCCGGCGACACGGCTACGCGGCCCTGCGGCCCCACCTGGTGGCCAAGCATGGGCGTGGCATGGCTGTGTGGACCGGCGGCTCCATGGTGGCCTCGCTGCACTCCTTCCAGCGCCGCTGGATAACCCGGGCCACGTACCAGGAGTGTGGCTCCAGGCTGCTGTACGATGTGTTCAACTGA